The window CATAGCGTCCACCACCACATACGGTCCCTTGCGCACCTAATGCTGATGTCACCCATTCAAATACGGTTTTATTATAATAGTCTAAACCACGAACCAATTTTGGATTAATTTCATATTGAATACCAACCGTATCTAATAGACCGCATAACTGCGCAAAATGCTCGCGACTTTCATCGTCTAAATAATCCAATAATTTTGGCGCACCGTCCAATACATCTTGTAATGCTTGATTTTTAGTATCCAAAATACGTAATGGATTTTTTACAAGACGTTCTTTCTCTTCTTCGCTCATTAAATCTTGGTGATTTTCTAAGAAGGCCACTAATGCAGAACGATAGTTTGCACGTGCTTCTAGTGAACCAATCGAATTTAATTGAAGTGAAACATGTTGATCAATACCTAACGCTTTCCATAAACGTGCCGTTAAAATAATTAACTCCGCATCAATTTCAGGGGTTGCGATACCAAATACTTCGACACCCGCTTGATGGAATTGACGGTAACGACCTTTTTGTGGACGTTCATGACGGAACATCGGCCCCATATACCATAAACGTTGTTCATTGTTGTAAATCCAACCGTGTTCAATCGCAGCACGCACGCATCCTGCTGTACCTTCTGGACGAAGTGTTAATTGTTCATCATTATCCCAGAATGTGTACATTTCTTTTGAGACAACATCTGTGACTTCACCAATTGCACGAGCAAATAATGGCGTACTTTCCACGATTGGCATACGCACTTCTGAATAGCCGTAGCTACTTAAAATTTGGCGAACCTGTCCTTCAATCCATTGCCAAAGTGGAGATTCAGTTGGGGAACAGTCATTCATCCCACGAATTGCTTGAATATTTTTTGCCACGAGTTTTCCTTAAATAATTCGATTTTTTGGATCTTGTTGTGCAACTTTCGCACGAATTTTAGCTTCTAATTGGTCAATAATCGCATCGTTATCAAAACGTTCTTTTTGACGCTCGCCATCTAAATAATAGCCACTTTTCTTATTACCACCGGTCACGCCAAGATCAGACACTAATGCTTCACCTGGGCCATTTACCACACAACCAATAATAGACACATCCATTGGGGTAATAATATCTTCTAAACGTTGTTCCAGTGCATTCACCGTGCCGATCACATCAAACTCTTGACGAGAGCAAGTTGGACAAGCAATAAAGTTAATCCCGCGAGAACGAATACGTAACGATTTCAAAATATCAAAACCAACTTTGATTTCTTCTACAGGATCGGCGGCTAAAGAGACACGTAAGGTATCACCAATACCTTCCGCCAACAGCATACCTAAACCAATTGCAGATTTCACTGAGCCCGCTCGCGCGCCACCGGCTTCCGTAATGCCTAAATGCAACGGCTGTTTAATGGCTTTTGCCAATAAACGGTAAGATTCCACCGCAAGGAAGACATCTGATGCTTTTACGCTCACTTTAAATTGATCGAAGTTTAAACGATCCAAGATCTCAACGTGGCGTAACGCTGATTCTAACAAGGCTTCTGGTGTTGGTTCACCATATTTCTCTTGAATATCTTTTTCTAATGAGCCAGCATTGACACCGATGCGAATCGGGATATTTTTATCACGCGCGCAATCCACCACTGCTCGAATACGATCTTCACGACCGATATTGCCTGGATTAATACGTAAGCAATCCACCCCATATTCAGCCACTTTTAACGCAATGCGATAGTCAAAATGAATATCCGCCACTAATGGCACATTCACTTGCTGTTTAATGATTTTAAAGGCTTCGGCGGCATCCATGGTAGGTACAGAAACACGCACAATATCTGCACCGACACGCTCCAAAGATTTAATCTGTGCAACGGTCGCTTCAACATCAGTTGTGCGAGTATTTGTCATGGATTGTACGGCAATCGGTGCATCACCACCGATTGGTACATTGCCCACATAAATTTTTGTCGATTCACGACGTTTGATAGTAGGTTTTACTGCTGACATTCTTTCGTAAATTATTCGTTAAGGTTTTGGTAATTTAAATTTAGCCACACGGCCATCAACTGTAAGCGGATACGCTTCGCCTTTATAAGTAATGCGAACGTTACCTGGCGCACCGATAATCAAGGCATATTCATCACCATTAAAGGTTAAGGTTTCACCTTGTTTATATTCTTTTTGCGCTAATACTTTACGGTTTTTGTCTTTTACACTAATCCAGCTTGAATTTTTCGTGATCTCAATAACGAGATCGCCTTTCACTGTAGTTGGTGCTTCAGAAATAGCGGGGTTTTCAACCGCACTTTGTGTATCTGGCACGGTTTTCTCTGTTGTTGGTTCTGTGTTAGGTAACGTTTGTTCCACAACAGGTGCTTGCGCTTGTTCAACGGTAGGTGCTGAAGTTGCTGAGGTTGAAACTTCTGTGTTTCCTGTTTGAGCTTGATTTTCTTGAGTCGTTGAAACAGCGGGTTCAGCAGCATTATTTGTTTTTTCCGCTACAGACGTAGTTTCATTGCTTGACACCGCAGGCTGACTATTTACTGTTACTGGAATTTCATTCGAATGAGTAGCCGGTAGCTCTGCTGTTTTTTCTTTTTCAACGTAGGTTTGCACTAAATTATCACGTTCTTCGTTTGATTTTTGATAATTTTGCCACCACCATAAGCCAGTCATTCCAACAGCAGCGAGTAAAATAATTGTTGTGAGTGTGCCTACCCAACGGCTGTGAGAAGAATATTGGTTAACTGAACGCGTCGCACGTGTATTTTTACTTAAATCATTTTTATGTGCTTCACCAAAAGTTAAATGAGCCCATTCAGCATCAGGAATACGTAAAAATTTCGCATAACTGCGAACGTAACCTCTCAAAAAGGTTGATGGTACATCTTTTTGGACAAATTCATTATTTTCTAATTTTGCCAAAATGTTTGGACGTAAAGAAATGGCTTTTGCCACATCTTCTAAAGAAAGATTTAATGCTTCGCGTGTTTGGCGAAGTTTATCCCCAAAGGAGATTTTAGTTGTTTCAGTTTGTTCGACGATTGTATTCATAGGTATAAAAATAGAGAAATAGAAATAAAAAACTAAATACCAAATTTTAAAGTCGAAAGGGGCTTTTGGCAATGATTATTTGAGCGTGTGGAGCTTTTCTGCTCTAGAAGGATCAACTTGGCGTAATTTATCCAACGCTTGTTGATAAACGTCGGTTTGTTTTCCAGCAAAAGCACAAAGTGCTATGTTTTCGTAAGTATCAGCTTGATGATAATAATTCGGTGCTGCAAGTGCCGCATTAAATTGTGAATAAGCTTGTTCAAACTCACCTTGCCCACATAAAAATGCACCAAAGTTGTTATACACATCACCTTGCTTATCGTCTAATTTAATCGACTGTAAATAAGCTTGCTTCGCTTTTTCCGTATCTCCTTGTAATTGATAAAAATGCGCAAGTGCCGAGTGCACAAGATAATAGCGTTCATCATGTTCAAAGGCTTTATCTAAATTCAGTTTTGCTTGAACAAAATCCTCTTGTTGCAGATAGCCTAATGCCAACTCAACGCGCGCTTTGGCTGCTTGTTGTTTATTAAAATCGACTGAAGATTGAGAAACGCAAGCAGAAAAAACAAAAGGAAAAATGACCGCACTTAGAATGTTAATTGGGATTAATTTCATCTTATCACTCCTCTATCTTATCACTCTTCTCCAGGCCATTTTCCCTTTACAAGTATTGCTATGTTTAGCTTAGTTAACAGCTTTTACGTCAATACCTTCGCCAAACTTACGCTTCATTGCTGTACGTTTGGTTCGGTCGATTACATCGCCCGCCAACTGACCACAAGCGGCATCAATATCATCACCACGGGTTTTGCGCACAATAACAGTAAAGCCGTATTCCATTAAGGTTTTTTGGAAACGATCGACACGGCTATTTGAGCTTTTACCATAAGGCGCCTCCGGGAACGGATTCCATGGGATTAAGTTGATTTTACATGGCGTATTTTTTAATACTTGAGCTAATTGATGCGCATGCTCTGTACCATCATTCACATGATCTAATAACACATATTCAATAGTCACTTTACCATGGTTAGCATTTGATACTTCTAAGTATCTGTGTACCGAATCCATCAACATTTTGATGTTATATTTTTTATTGATCGGCATAATTTCATCACGCAATTCATCGTTCGGTGCGTGAAGTGAAATCGCTAATGCTACATCAATCTTATCACGTAACATATCGAGCGCTGGCACAACACCTGAAGTGGATAACGTCACGCGTCGTTTAGATAATCCATACGCGAAATCATCTAGCATAATTTCCATCGCAGGTACAACATTGGCAACATTCAGTAATGGCTCACCCATGCCCATCATCACCACATTGGTAATCGGACGAACACCCGTCACACCAAAATTACCAATAATTTTTGATGCACGCCAAACCTGACCAATAATTTCAGACACCGTTAAATTACGGTTAAAGCCTTGTTGTGCTGTTGAACAGAAGGTACAAGCTAAGGCACAGCCTACTTGAGAAGAGACACAAAGTGTCGCACGATCTGCTTCAGGAATATAGACCGTTTCAACTTGCTGTTCACCTACCTGCATCGCCCATTTAATGGTGCCATCCGCAGAGCGTTGTTCAACCGCTACTTCTGGCGCTTTAATTTCCGCGACCGCTTTTAATTTTTCTCGTAATTTTTTATTAATATTGGTCATATTGTCGAAGTTATCTTCGCCAAAATGATAAATCCATTTTACTAATTGATCCGCACGAAATGGTTTCTCGCCTAATTCAGCAAAAAACTCACGCATCTGCTGACGCGTTAAATCCATTAAGTTAATCTTTTTTGTATTCGTTTCGGATGAAAGGGGTTGTTCTAACATAAAGCCTCGTTATTACACATTACGGCGATGATGTTACTCAGAATTGAGCAACAAAAAATTCGCATATTAAAAATGAGCCGAGATTTTACAGATTTACCGACGGATAAGCTAGCAGATTTGAAAAACAAAGAAAAATTTGACCGCACTTCTTTGCGATCGCTATCGCAAAAATCAAAAAAACAAAAGAAAAAAGTGCGGTTAAAAAACTTTAAATTTTTTCTCTTTCACACATCCCAAACCCTTACAAAAACTGATAGAATACAAGCTTTGTTTTATTCTCTAAGTTGGCTATATTAAAAGATATGTTAAAAAAAGTGCTTTCTGTATTGTGTTTAGTGCCAGCAATGGCAACAGCACAATCTTATGTCGTGTATGATTTCACCCATGATCGCGTGCTCGAAAGTAGCTCACCGAATCACGTTCAACCTATCGCATCCGTCACCAAGTTAATGACTGCAAATGTGTTTCTTGAAAATAATCGAAACGCAAATTGTACTGCATCGATTACTGACGACGATTACGATTACATTAAAGGCACACATACAAAATTACCAAAATACACGCCGATTTCTTGTAATGAATTATTAAAAGCGATGCTTGTCCATTCTGACAACTATGCTGCTCATGCCCTTTCTCGCTCTGCGGGCATGAGTCGTTTGCAATTTATCCAAAAAATGAATGAGAAAGCGAGAGAATTAGGTATGCGCTCTACCCGCTTTTCAGATAGCTCAGGTTTATCTGACAGTAACATTTCAAGTGTGATGGATCTGGTTAAATTGGCTAAATACTCTCTTAACAAAGCACAAATCAAAAACATCTCGAATATGCCAAGTGCTTTCATTCAAGCAGGCGGACGCAGTGTTTTTGTTAAAAACACCAATAAATTAGTGCGTGAAGAAGTGTTTGATGCAGCAATTAATAAAACCGGTTACATTCGCGAATCTGGCTATAATTTAGTCTTTGTGAATAAAAATCCATGTAATCGCGCGACCATTGGGGTGATCAGTTTAAATAACCATTCATCTGCGTTTCGTACTAACTTTACTAAAGGAAAATTAGAACAATACGGTTGTATCGCAGGACGTAGCATGCACAACTTTACCGTTGATGAAGCCCAATATGAAGAAGGCTATGATGAAGCGGGTATGGATCGCCTAATCCAACAAGTTGGTGGTTAATCATTTCAAAAAGAGCGGTCAATTTTGCACAAAATTTTCCGCTTTTTAATTTTAATCACCTATCGATTTGATAATTATTTTCACTTGAAAACCTTATAAAAAATGATATTATTCTGCAGAATGCTAATCAATCATTATTTTTAAGGACATCTCATGAAGCATTTATTTAAAAGCCTATCTGTTATCGCTCTAGGTTTAGCAGCTTTACAAGCCGAAGCGAAATTTAAAGTGGTGACCACATTTACTGTGATTCAGGATATCGCACAAAATGTTGCGGGCGATGCCGCGACGGTGGAATCTATCACCAAACCTGGTGCAGAAATTCACGAGTATGAACCGACCCCTAAAGATATTGTAAAAGCTCAATCTGCTGATTTAATTTTATGGAACGGATTAAATTTAGAGCGTTGGTTTGAGCGTTTCTTCCAAAATATCAAAGATAAACCAGCCGTTGTGGTAACCGAAGGCATCACGCCACTTTCTATTTATGAAGGTCCTTATAAAGATGCCCCTAACCCACACGCTTGGATGTCGCCATCTAATGCGTTGATTTATGTCGAAAATATTAAAAATGCATTAGTTAAATACGATCCGCAAAATGCTGATACTTATCAAAAAAATGCAGCGGCGTATGCAGAAAAAATTAAACAACTCGATAAACCTTTACGTGAAAAACTCGCACAAATTCCTGCTGACCAACGTTGGTTAGTCACCAGTGAAGGCGCTTTTAGTTATTTAGCGAAAGATTACGATCTCAAAGAAGGCTATTTATGGCCAATTAACGCTGAACAACAAGGTACGCCTCAACAAGTGCGTAAACTTATCGATTTAGTGAAAAAAAATCACATTCCAGTGGTATTTAGTGAAAGTACCGTGTCAGCCAAACCTGCTCAACAGGTAGCGAAAGAAAGCGGTGCTAAGTACGGCGGCGTACTTTATGTCGATTCTCTTTCTGCCGCTGACGGTCCTGTACCAACTTATATTGACTTACTGAATGTCACTGTATCCACCATAGTCAAAGGATTTGAAAAATAATGACTGAACTTTCCGCTTCTATTTCCGTTAATGATGTAACCGTGCGTTACAACAACGGGCACACTGCAATTTATGATGTTGCCTTTGCATTACAAGGGGGGACAATCTGTGCTCTTGTCGGCGTAAATGGGAGCGGAAAATCAACGCTATTCAAAAGCATCATGGGCTTAATCAAGCCACAGCAAGGCAATATTGCGCTTTGTGGTTTACCAATTAATCGAGCATTGAAACAAAATTTGGTTGCCTATGTGCCGCAAGCGGAAGAAGTCGATTGGCAATTTCCAGTCTCCGTTTATGATGTTGTCATGATGGGGCGTTACGGCTACATGAATTTCCTACGCATTCCAAAGGCTGAAGACAAACAAAAAGTGCTAGAAGCGATGCAGCGGGTAAACATTGAGCATTTAGCTGAACGGCAAATCGGCGAGCTTTCTGGTGGGCAGAAAAAACGCGTATTTTTGGCTCGTGCATTAGCACAACAAAGTAAAATTATCTTGCTCGATGAACCTTTTACAGGTGTGGATGTTAAAACCGAAAATGCCATTGTGGAACTCCTTCGCCAATTACGTTCTGAAGGCCATTTAATTTTAGTTTCTACTCATAACTTAGGCTCTGTACCCGATTTCTGTGATCAAGTGGTGATGATTAACCGTACTGTGATTGCCGCTGGTAAAACGGAAGATACATTTAATCAGCATAATTTGGAAAAAGTCTTTGGTGGTGTATTACGACACATCAAATTATTGGGTGAAGATCTGCATAATGATGAAGATAAACGTGCTGTCACCGTGCTTACCGATGATGAACGCCCGGTTATCTTCTATGGCGAAACCAAAAATGATCCGCCAGCAACGGCTGTAAAATCTTGTCGTCTGCCTCCGTCTGACAAGGAATAAGCTATGCTTGAATATTTACTGGAACCTTTCTCCTATGAATATATGCAAAAAGCCATGTCGATAAGTGCTGCAGTCGGCGGCATTTGTGCCTTCCTTTCTGCCTATTTAATGTTGAAAGGTTGGTCATTAATTGGTGATGCGCTTTCTCATTCCGTGGTACCTGGTGTAGCGATAGCTTATGCCTTTTCACTCCCCTATGCTTTAGGTGCTTTTTTTGCCGGCATTTTGGCCGCACTTTCCATTTTATGGATCAAATCTATTTCTAAACTCAAAGAAGATGCCGTTATCGGGTTTATTTTCAGTACCTTTTTTGCTTTGGGATTGTTAATTATTTCCCTTAATCCAACCTCAATAAACGTGCAAAATATTATTCTCGGTAATATCCTCGGGATTGCCGATGAAGATATTTATCAAGTAGCCATCATTATGTTGATTTGCTTGGTCTTATTGCTTATTTTTTGGAAGGATCTGTTACTGATTTTCTTTGATGAAACACAAGCAATTACAGTTGGACTTTCACCACTGTTTTACAAAGTTCTCTTTTTTACACTCTTGAGTGCTTGTGTCGTTGCGGCATTACAAACTGTCGGGGCGATTTTAGTGATTGCGATGGTAATCACACCAGGCGCAACCGCCTATTTACTTACTGACAAGTTCAAAACTCTTATCAAAATTGCCGTAGCATTAGGCGCAATCACTGGTTTCGTCGGTGTCTATTTAAGCTATTATCTGGATGGCGCAACAGGTGGTGTCATCGTAACATTACAAACCTTGTTATTTTTATTGGCTTTTCTATTCTCACCCAAATACGGATTAATCAGTCAAAAACGACGTAAGGTGGTGGATTATGACTGAGATGTTCGCCATTTTCGTTGAGCCATTTCAATTTGCCTTCATGCAAAATGCGCTACTCACGGCATTAGTGGTTGCCGTCATCTGTGCACTACTCTCTTGCTATTTGGTGTTGAAAG is drawn from Haemophilus parainfluenzae and contains these coding sequences:
- the hisS gene encoding histidine--tRNA ligase; translated protein: MAKNIQAIRGMNDCSPTESPLWQWIEGQVRQILSSYGYSEVRMPIVESTPLFARAIGEVTDVVSKEMYTFWDNDEQLTLRPEGTAGCVRAAIEHGWIYNNEQRLWYMGPMFRHERPQKGRYRQFHQAGVEVFGIATPEIDAELIILTARLWKALGIDQHVSLQLNSIGSLEARANYRSALVAFLENHQDLMSEEEKERLVKNPLRILDTKNQALQDVLDGAPKLLDYLDDESREHFAQLCGLLDTVGIQYEINPKLVRGLDYYNKTVFEWVTSALGAQGTVCGGGRYDGLVEQLGGHATSGVGFAMGLERLVLLVQEVNKSIPVKSAVDIYVVYQGEGTTLAAFQLAEKLRSELPHLSTMLHCSGGNFKKQFKRADKSGATLALVLGESEVQNNQVVVKHLLGAAEQQTIDVANLIEYVKAQF
- the ispG gene encoding flavodoxin-dependent (E)-4-hydroxy-3-methylbut-2-enyl-diphosphate synthase; its protein translation is MSAVKPTIKRRESTKIYVGNVPIGGDAPIAVQSMTNTRTTDVEATVAQIKSLERVGADIVRVSVPTMDAAEAFKIIKQQVNVPLVADIHFDYRIALKVAEYGVDCLRINPGNIGREDRIRAVVDCARDKNIPIRIGVNAGSLEKDIQEKYGEPTPEALLESALRHVEILDRLNFDQFKVSVKASDVFLAVESYRLLAKAIKQPLHLGITEAGGARAGSVKSAIGLGMLLAEGIGDTLRVSLAADPVEEIKVGFDILKSLRIRSRGINFIACPTCSRQEFDVIGTVNALEQRLEDIITPMDVSIIGCVVNGPGEALVSDLGVTGGNKKSGYYLDGERQKERFDNDAIIDQLEAKIRAKVAQQDPKNRII
- a CDS encoding RodZ domain-containing protein — protein: MNTIVEQTETTKISFGDKLRQTREALNLSLEDVAKAISLRPNILAKLENNEFVQKDVPSTFLRGYVRSYAKFLRIPDAEWAHLTFGEAHKNDLSKNTRATRSVNQYSSHSRWVGTLTTIILLAAVGMTGLWWWQNYQKSNEERDNLVQTYVEKEKTAELPATHSNEIPVTVNSQPAVSSNETTSVAEKTNNAAEPAVSTTQENQAQTGNTEVSTSATSAPTVEQAQAPVVEQTLPNTEPTTEKTVPDTQSAVENPAISEAPTTVKGDLVIEITKNSSWISVKDKNRKVLAQKEYKQGETLTFNGDEYALIIGAPGNVRITYKGEAYPLTVDGRVAKFKLPKP
- the pilW gene encoding type IV pilus biogenesis/stability protein PilW translates to MKLIPINILSAVIFPFVFSACVSQSSVDFNKQQAAKARVELALGYLQQEDFVQAKLNLDKAFEHDERYYLVHSALAHFYQLQGDTEKAKQAYLQSIKLDDKQGDVYNNFGAFLCGQGEFEQAYSQFNAALAAPNYYHQADTYENIALCAFAGKQTDVYQQALDKLRQVDPSRAEKLHTLK
- a CDS encoding bifunctional tRNA (adenosine(37)-C2)-methyltransferase TrmG/ribosomal RNA large subunit methyltransferase RlmN codes for the protein MLEQPLSSETNTKKINLMDLTRQQMREFFAELGEKPFRADQLVKWIYHFGEDNFDNMTNINKKLREKLKAVAEIKAPEVAVEQRSADGTIKWAMQVGEQQVETVYIPEADRATLCVSSQVGCALACTFCSTAQQGFNRNLTVSEIIGQVWRASKIIGNFGVTGVRPITNVVMMGMGEPLLNVANVVPAMEIMLDDFAYGLSKRRVTLSTSGVVPALDMLRDKIDVALAISLHAPNDELRDEIMPINKKYNIKMLMDSVHRYLEVSNANHGKVTIEYVLLDHVNDGTEHAHQLAQVLKNTPCKINLIPWNPFPEAPYGKSSNSRVDRFQKTLMEYGFTVIVRKTRGDDIDAACGQLAGDVIDRTKRTAMKRKFGEGIDVKAVN
- a CDS encoding D-alanyl-D-alanine carboxypeptidase family protein, giving the protein MLKKVLSVLCLVPAMATAQSYVVYDFTHDRVLESSSPNHVQPIASVTKLMTANVFLENNRNANCTASITDDDYDYIKGTHTKLPKYTPISCNELLKAMLVHSDNYAAHALSRSAGMSRLQFIQKMNEKARELGMRSTRFSDSSGLSDSNISSVMDLVKLAKYSLNKAQIKNISNMPSAFIQAGGRSVFVKNTNKLVREEVFDAAINKTGYIRESGYNLVFVNKNPCNRATIGVISLNNHSSAFRTNFTKGKLEQYGCIAGRSMHNFTVDEAQYEEGYDEAGMDRLIQQVGG
- a CDS encoding metal ABC transporter substrate-binding protein, with the protein product MKHLFKSLSVIALGLAALQAEAKFKVVTTFTVIQDIAQNVAGDAATVESITKPGAEIHEYEPTPKDIVKAQSADLILWNGLNLERWFERFFQNIKDKPAVVVTEGITPLSIYEGPYKDAPNPHAWMSPSNALIYVENIKNALVKYDPQNADTYQKNAAAYAEKIKQLDKPLREKLAQIPADQRWLVTSEGAFSYLAKDYDLKEGYLWPINAEQQGTPQQVRKLIDLVKKNHIPVVFSESTVSAKPAQQVAKESGAKYGGVLYVDSLSAADGPVPTYIDLLNVTVSTIVKGFEK
- a CDS encoding manganese/iron ABC transporter ATP-binding protein — protein: MTELSASISVNDVTVRYNNGHTAIYDVAFALQGGTICALVGVNGSGKSTLFKSIMGLIKPQQGNIALCGLPINRALKQNLVAYVPQAEEVDWQFPVSVYDVVMMGRYGYMNFLRIPKAEDKQKVLEAMQRVNIEHLAERQIGELSGGQKKRVFLARALAQQSKIILLDEPFTGVDVKTENAIVELLRQLRSEGHLILVSTHNLGSVPDFCDQVVMINRTVIAAGKTEDTFNQHNLEKVFGGVLRHIKLLGEDLHNDEDKRAVTVLTDDERPVIFYGETKNDPPATAVKSCRLPPSDKE
- a CDS encoding metal ABC transporter permease — protein: MLEYLLEPFSYEYMQKAMSISAAVGGICAFLSAYLMLKGWSLIGDALSHSVVPGVAIAYAFSLPYALGAFFAGILAALSILWIKSISKLKEDAVIGFIFSTFFALGLLIISLNPTSINVQNIILGNILGIADEDIYQVAIIMLICLVLLLIFWKDLLLIFFDETQAITVGLSPLFYKVLFFTLLSACVVAALQTVGAILVIAMVITPGATAYLLTDKFKTLIKIAVALGAITGFVGVYLSYYLDGATGGVIVTLQTLLFLLAFLFSPKYGLISQKRRKVVDYD